From a region of the Fibrobacter sp. UWB2 genome:
- a CDS encoding TolC family protein has translation MKTVSFLTLALTAAAIASPLTWERLIESAKADPRYEAAAKRAEATSKERNLKLWDKIELRYQLDGFSFAKHDFELRVTPQAFGERAADKAHYEAVKNYQQATFAVERSILLYDRYERGVRYVLRQKINEINKQLLQVIQDRIEVLHLKSGSASFNAEDLMTSLEKSASLKANLLSDSTALRDAELKMLSWAPDYDNVNLDSSFLPTMEELAEFLKNGVTVDESFPLVALAKGKRDSDISKAQQDASKDRNYISHVGVGYSLQVESLMEKYKDLDGSDIIKPEYKKYEGEWKRGACPTGLTSDGDCAIWDNTHTIRKLVPETDNRKTADKFFVNLAFRLPFFDSNKDASLREQVEKLDAESKYLDEVREVNQKVARLTEEVLTLIDQWKVLKDYAEQVNASGFMEQFAHKAGSDPLLLLRARESALESDLKAAKLEYDIFARYLALLDYSGALAREDVVNHLREGIR, from the coding sequence ATGAAGACTGTATCCTTTTTAACGCTCGCACTGACTGCGGCGGCAATCGCAAGCCCTCTCACATGGGAACGCCTGATCGAATCCGCTAAGGCAGATCCGAGGTACGAGGCTGCTGCAAAGCGTGCCGAGGCGACATCGAAAGAACGCAACCTCAAGCTTTGGGACAAGATTGAGCTCCGTTACCAGTTGGACGGCTTTAGCTTTGCCAAGCACGACTTTGAACTTCGCGTGACTCCGCAAGCTTTTGGCGAACGCGCTGCCGACAAGGCTCACTATGAGGCCGTTAAGAATTACCAGCAGGCTACTTTTGCCGTTGAACGTTCGATCCTCCTTTACGACCGTTACGAACGCGGCGTGCGCTATGTGCTTCGCCAGAAGATTAACGAAATCAACAAGCAACTTTTGCAGGTTATTCAGGACCGTATCGAGGTGCTCCACCTCAAGTCCGGTTCTGCTTCGTTCAATGCCGAAGACTTGATGACTTCACTCGAAAAGAGTGCCTCGCTTAAGGCTAACCTGCTTTCGGATAGCACGGCGCTCCGCGATGCCGAACTCAAGATGTTGAGCTGGGCTCCGGATTATGACAATGTCAATTTGGATTCCTCGTTCCTCCCGACGATGGAAGAACTTGCCGAATTCTTGAAGAATGGCGTGACTGTTGACGAAAGCTTCCCGCTTGTGGCTCTTGCCAAGGGCAAGCGCGATTCCGATATTTCCAAGGCACAACAGGATGCAAGCAAGGACCGCAACTACATTTCTCATGTCGGTGTTGGTTACTCGCTCCAGGTAGAATCCTTGATGGAAAAGTACAAGGATTTGGATGGCAGTGATATTATCAAGCCGGAGTATAAAAAGTATGAAGGCGAATGGAAAAGGGGAGCCTGCCCGACAGGCCTTACCTCTGATGGTGATTGCGCTATTTGGGATAACACTCATACAATTAGAAAACTTGTTCCCGAAACGGACAACCGCAAGACTGCGGACAAGTTCTTTGTAAACCTCGCTTTCCGCCTGCCGTTCTTCGATAGCAACAAGGACGCCTCCCTCCGCGAACAGGTCGAAAAGCTCGATGCCGAAAGCAAGTACTTGGACGAAGTCCGCGAAGTGAACCAGAAGGTCGCCCGCCTCACCGAAGAAGTCCTTACGCTTATCGACCAGTGGAAGGTCTTGAAGGACTATGCCGAACAGGTGAACGCTAGCGGCTTTATGGAACAGTTTGCACACAAGGCCGGTTCCGACCCGCTCCTTCTTCTCCGCGCCCGTGAAAGCGCTCTCGAAAGTGACTTGAAGGCTGCAAAACTTGAATATGACATCTTTGCCCGCTATTTGGCTTTGCTGGATTACTCCGGCGCTCTTGCTCGTGAGGATGTCGTGAACCATCTTCGTGAAGGAATCAGGTAA